One Tenebrio molitor chromosome 2, icTenMoli1.1, whole genome shotgun sequence genomic region harbors:
- the LOC138123554 gene encoding myrosinase 1-like, producing the protein MEYKLVLLLYLSGLTFGITNAAINRTFPATVKFGAATASYQVEGAWNEDGKSENIWDHICHENPTYIVDQTNGDIACDSYHKYKEDVTMLKDLGVDFYRFSISWSRVIPGGVAGSPINQLGIDYYKNLVQELVDNGIEPMVSMFHWDLPEALQELGGWPNSQLVDHFAYYARTLYEELGDSVKHWMTFNEPKQTCLAGYGDGGKAPGYTAASGVADYQCTHILLKAHAKAYHIYDEEFRAEQQGSVGIVIDTAWYEPASGSDEDKEAAERGLQFNYGWYANPVVNGNYPQVMIDRIDERSAAQGYEISRLPKFTDEEIEYIKGTHDFMALNLYTATYAEAIEESDINNVGYYTDLNINQFVDEDWEESASSWLRVVPWGLRKTVNWISKTYDNPEIFITENGFSDTGGLEDDGRINYYKEYLSSLLEAILDDGVNVTRYTAWSLMDNFEWTAGYSERFGMYSVDFEDSDRPRTPKASAAYYKQVIATRCLVDMCE; encoded by the exons ATGGAGTACAAACTAGTTTTGTTGTTGTACCTGAGTGGTTTGACATTCGG AATAACTAACGCAGCCATAAACCGTACTTTCCCCGCAACTGTTAAATTCGGAGCAGCCACTGCTTCCTATCAAGTTGAAGGAGCTTGGAATGAAGATGGTAAAAGTGAAAACATCTGGGATCACATCTGTCATGAAAACCCAACATATATCGTCGACCAAACAAACGGTGACATAGCATGCGACTCGTACCACAAATATAAAGAAGATGTTACTATGCTCAAAGATCTAGGAGTGGATTTCTACCGATTTTCAATATCGTGGTCTAGAGTCATTCCGGGGGGAGTCGCTGGCAGCCCTATTAACCAACTCGGTATAGATTACTACAAGAATTTAGTCCAAGAATTAGTCGACAATGGCATTGAACCGATGGTGTCAATGTTCCACTGGGATCTTCCAGAAGCCTTGCAGGAGCTTGGAGGTTGGCCCAATTCACAACTTGTAGACCACTTCGCTTATTACGCTAGAACTTTATACGAAGAACTTGGAGATTCGGTCAAACATTGGATGACATTCAATGAGCCAAAACAGACATGTCTGGCAGGATATGGAGATGGTGGTAAGGCACCGGGTTACACAGCAGCCAGTGGAGTAGCAGATTATCAATGCACACATATTTTGCTTAAAGCACACGCCAAAGCTTATCACATTTACGATGAAGAATTTCGAGCTGAACAACAAG GGTCGGTCGGTATCGTCATTGATACTGCATGGTATGAACCAGCAAGTGGTAGCGATGAAGACAAAGAGGCTGCTGAAAGAGGTCTTCAGTTTAAT TATGGATGGTATGCGAATCCTGTTGTCAACGGCAACTACCCCCAAGTAATGATAGATCGTATCGACGAAAGAAGTGCAGCTCAGGGTTACGAAATTTCTAGACTTCCTAAATTCACAGATGAAGAAATAGAATACATCAAGGGAACTCACGATTTCATGGCTCTCAATTTGTATACTGCTACTTATGCAGAAGCGATAGAAGAATCAGACATAAATAATGTCGGCTATTACACCGACTTAAATATAAATCAATTCGTTGACGAAGACTGGGAAGAATCTGCTTCTTCATGGCTTAGG GTTGTACCATGGGGTCTAAGAAAAACGGTTAACTGGATCAGCAAAACATATGATAATCCAGAAATTTTCATTACTGAAAATGGATTTTCTGACACGGGCGGTTTGGAGGATGATGGaagaataaattattataag GAATACCTGAGCAGTCTGCTTGAAGCTATTTTGGACGATGGTGtaaatgttacgagatatACGGCTTGGAGTTTAATGGATAACTTTGAATGGACTGCTGGTTACAG tgaaaGATTCGGAATGTACAGTGTAGATTTTGAAGATTCTGATAGGCCAAGAACTCCAAAAGCTTCAGCAGCTTATTACAAGCAAGTAATTGCCACCAGATGTTTAGTAGATATGTGCGAATAG